One window from the genome of Haliaeetus albicilla chromosome 26, bHalAlb1.1, whole genome shotgun sequence encodes:
- the KCNA2 gene encoding potassium voltage-gated channel subfamily A member 2 has translation MTVATGDPADEAAALPGHPQDTYNPETDHECCERVVINISGLRFETQLKTLAQFPETLLGDPKKRMRYFDPLRNEYFFDRNRPSFDAILYYYQSGGRLRRPVNVPLDIFSEEIRFYELGEEAMEMFREDEGYIKEEERPLPENEFQRQVWLLFEYPESSGPARIIAIVSVMVILISIVSFCLETLPIFRDENEDMHGSGLSHPPYSNSSMGYQQSTSFTDPFFIVETLCIIWFSFEFLVRFFACPSKAGFFTNIMNIIDIVAIIPYFITLGTELAEKPEDGQQGQQAMSLAILRVIRLVRVFRIFKLSRHSKGLQILGQTLKASMRELGLLIFFLFIGVILFSSAVYFAEADESESQFPSIPDAFWWAVVSMTTVGYGDMVPTTIGGKIVGSLCAIAGVLTIALPVPVIVSNFNYFYHRETEGEEQAQYLQVTSCPKIPSSPDLKKSRSASTISKSDYMEIQEGVNNSNEDFREENLKTANCTLANTNYVNITKMLTDV, from the coding sequence ATGACAGTTGCTACTGGAGATCCTGCAGATGAAGCTGCAGCTCTTCCCGGTCACCCGCAGGACACGTATAACCCTGAGACCGACCATGAATGCTGCGAGAGGGTAGTCATTAATATTTCGGGTCTGCGCTTTGAGACACAGCTCAAGACACTAGCCCAGTTTCCAGAGACCTTACTAGGGGATCCTAAAAAGAGAATGAGATATTTTGACCCACTCCGGAATGAGTATTTCTTTGACCGGAACAGACCAAGCTTTGATGCGATTTTGTACTATTACCAGTCTGGTGGGAGGTTGCGGAGGCCGGTTAATGTGCCCTTAGATATCTTCTCGGAAGAGATTCGTTTCTATGAACTGGGGGAAGAAGCGATGGAGATGTTTCGGGAGGATGAAGGCTACatcaaagaagaggaaagacccTTGCCTGAGAACGAGTTTCAGAGACAAGTGTGGTTGCTCTTTGAGTACCCTGAGAGCTCAGGCCCTGCCAGGATTATAGCTATTGTCTCCGTCATGGTGATTTTAATCTCCATCGTCAGCTTTTGCCTGGAAACTTTGCCCATTTTTCGGGATGAGAATGAAGACATGCATGGCAGCGGGCTGAGCCATCCCCCCTACTCCAACAGCAGCATGGGGTACCAGCAGTCCACCTCTTTCACAGACCCCTTCTTCATCGTGGAGACACTTTGCATCATCTGGTTCTCCTTCGAGTTCTTGGTGAGGTTTTTCGCCTGCCCCAGCAAGGCTGGTTTTTTTACCAACATCATGAACATTATAGACATCGTAGCCATCATTCCCTATTTCATCACCTTAGGGACGGAGCTGGCCGAGAAGCCGGAGGATGGTCAGCAAGGCCAGCAAGCCATGTCCTTGGCCATCCTTCGAGTCATCCGCTTGGTGCGGGTCTTCAGGATCTTCAAACTCTCCCGACACTCCAAGGGGCTGCAGATCCTGGGGCAGACTCTCAAGGCCAGCATGCGGGAGCTGGGCCTCttgatatttttcctcttcatcgGCGTCATCCTCTTCTCCAGCGCCGTCTACTTTGCTGAGGCTGACGAGAGTGAGTCCCAGTTCCCGAGCATCCCCGATGCCTTCTGGTGGGCCGTGGTTTCCATGACGACTGTTGGCTACGGAGACATGGTCCCCACAACCATCGGGGGGAAAATAGTGGGTTCCTTATGTGCCATCGCTGGCGTGTTAACGATTGCCTTACCGGTGCCCGTCATAGTGTCTAACTTCAATTACTTCTACCACCGGGAGAcggagggagaggagcaggcTCAATATTTGCAAGTAACCAGCTGCCCAAAGATCCCCTCTTCCCCTGAcctaaagaaaagcagaagtgccTCTACGATTAGTAAGTCTGATTATATGGAGATTCAGGAAGGCGTAAACAATAGCAATGAGGATTTTAGGGAGGAGAACTTGAAGACAGCCAATTGCACCCTAGCTAACACAAACTATGTGAATATCACCAAAATGCTAACCGATGTCTAG